The following are encoded together in the Thunnus maccoyii chromosome 18, fThuMac1.1, whole genome shotgun sequence genome:
- the wizb gene encoding protein Wiz isoform X2: MEPEGRPLTPGTSYGPPPFNSAQNPVTSTFLNCTLQSSCSSNVRDGLMSAKCSWGHPGDEGSKQTEGTQSPSADPGRSAQRRFRSSAFPSSLSWDSDSEKETLDEEELQHFSNPHGLAAHSPGSPSSGLRLDSEDDQEPEKLQHFRCKTDSPTPVEGRNDDNESTKTEEPNTSRLGPTELADSEVWNVSEATELFLSKVKPKDGCQMEEEADNIEGERMPKRKETKEPERDVYTFPGDSDPESPPPAPWAHCTFIQRCRKKRVLLRPFSGLGTLKRSLPETGKVAKVEAQKSKTVAPTQLSLGGGVYDFEEGNFGEGAVDEPIKFRDRGGKRDKEEEESGVEPGKDIFTCVECSIYFKKQVHLQEHMTEHRHSGAGCGRRLGKGGRFRCIECGWNLPNRLALADHHRRHQESRMKILEEIEKLNENGKAKEIHILDSKVVKLKSPDTAIMQDAGPVSIPGQGSDPEIVTAPPLSPAPISTSDRDQTTLDSDTTVTPHNSVRSPAQARGVSAYRRRFVCSKCNFSTRTSQALANHTKTHNRKKPALRSDSSSPGSPSCLASTSLACGHCAFLTSSQTVLREHQKLVHPEQVSISGAQADETGQHSRSNVGAQISNPVPDSDHLSGSGSLPNATQGKSQQGVTASEDSTTPDSAAARPASRVVFKCVGNRRFSRRGKTWTDLAKFQSRLDDDKLSGSEEEQDEDQCTELDNDLSQQDANSPVRNKQHTRAHADDCSAQQSATLSLSPKKSVKDEDKQEAEKDGKVFFLRRSNRITAAPAEIDSDDDDDDIDEERLRRFLSEGILDEDRDEIDEDAETLKSVERKCPYCPDRFHNGIGLANHVRGHLNRVGVSYNVRHFISPEEVNAIEKKFSYQKKKKKVANFDPDTFSVMHCEFCSAGFDTRAGLSSHARAHLRDFGITNWDVTISPIHILRELFSSRPDLVIPTAPPRSPGSIQEEEEGEMEEEGEGIVEVKLEGETSERTLSAAVSDALPSASPQPWKSEDGVKESEGEEEEAAEDEDELQLPALDALSPSPGKTGLCSVDQDSLSPGEDADTKVHNLKCEVCGAQFETRRGMSSHARSHLRQLGISVSESSGAPIDLLYQIAKERNLDSQISSSLLEPLSAKNASASAPQKDEDLEDMDLDEKPIPLSVLAKAAKAVPPSSSSTPTPSPGASPAPTHSSSPSSVVRKAPISSLLPVSSPLRSPEHKAGGMKSLTSNLSPSAAITTSKPIWAPQENDAPLNLTLEVDPNKDIVCQLCGAWFETRKGLSSHARAHLRHFGVEYSESKGSPIDLLNQLIDTDDFKHKASALQLDSHTEPRGLTTTTLSSPKQSLLSLSSSSSSSLLYKVTTAGGGSTSKATSSSASSLLGPPAKRHKSSSMQVFRLSSGELMALPHSEPPKEIGCEFCGEYFENRKGLSSHARSHLRQMGITEWSVNGSPIDTLREIISRRGLPCALPVKPLKTPPPSSPGPPRSPLSTSSSPSANLLSRLPFAFARPSSPPQPAVSKSSSAPPTSSSGLILKLKPEPVQLEVTTPGAVGRSGGFSAEPLNCSWSSSDSVFPLNLAMAHEVEPTRDIRCEFCGEYFENRKGLSSHARSHLRQMGITEWTVNGSPIDTLREVMHKRGVDASSHSDQGVKKESSQGAHSPLWESMGGAGSSESLGVSGYQTSKYRKSPLSLLQSGSRLHKQGLGSVGPSATPPAGKFFRMSPLGKRSLSEDAQSVETAHSPPHQLKTFSPLPHEFSYKRKSSPDKHGHQDPSCELCGFYFENRKALASHARAHLRQFGVTEWCVNGSPIETLSAWMRSRPQKVLEMHRSYMQGNRSTLKKKASSSSSSSSSQWSSSLAVSLVRPLSREVSHGSSKTTEGEAGTNQQAAPFRPGRSSPSPSRLISSLPLQAQVARSELNVRLPRGFERRPLKHPSCPDGTERDSGPPKPPRTGTVPALVPKPPSYPLVKLVGKFYTLKCRFCEVEFHGPLSVQEDWIRHLQQHILKMNYNKPAAPKAASAEPPAPADDPAPVQASAPASTSTSSTTSTTPALTSTPTRTTAPNSHSPTPPAECAPTVTATEIVKVSEEQPTLTPTPIPLTTQTA; this comes from the exons ATGGAGCCAGAAGGGCGACCTCTAACCCCAGGGACCAGCTATGGGCCCCCACCCTTCAACTCAGCACAAAACCCTGTCACCTCTACTTTCCTCAACTGCACCTTACAG TCCTCATGTTCGTCAAATGTGAGAGACGGCCTGATGTCTGCCAAATGTTCATGGGGCCACCCTGGAGATGAGGGCTCCAAGCAGACTGAGGGCACTCAGTCACCCAGTGCAGACCCAGGGAGGAGCGCACAGAGGAGATTCAGGTCCTCAGCCTTTCCTTCCTCCCTAAGCTGGGACTCTGACTCTGAGAAAGAAACACTAGATG AGGAGGAGCTACAGCACTTTTCTAACCCTCATGGTCTGGCTGCTCACAGCCCAGGATCTCCTTCTTCTGGACTCAG ACTTGATAGTGAAGATGATCAAGAACCTGAAAAACTGCAGCACTTTCGTTGTAAGACTGATTCGCCTACCCCTGTGGAGGGGCGCAATGACGACAATGAGAGCACAAAGACAGAAGAGCCAAATACATCTCGGCTTGGCCCAACAGAAT TGGCAGACAGCGAAGTCTGGAATGTATCTGAGGCAACTGAGCTGTTTCTGTCCAAAGTAAAACCAAAGGACGGCTGCCaaatggaggaggaggcagacaATATTGAGGGAGAGAGAATGCCCAAGAGAAAAGAAACCAAGGAGCCTGAGAGAGATGTGTACACATTCCCTGGAGACTCAGACCCGGAAAGTCCCCCTCCTGCTCCCTGGGCTCATTGCACATTCATTCAGCGGTGCAGAAAGAAGAGGGTCCTGCTCAGGCCCTTCTCCGGCCTTGGCACCTTGAAGCGCTCATTGCCTGAGACTGGCAAGGTGGCTAAGGTGGAAGCTCAAAAATCCAAAACTGTAGCGCCGACACAGCTGAGCTTAGGTGGAGGGGTCTATGATTTTGAAGAGGGCAACTTTGGAGAGGGAGCAGTGGATGAACCAATAAAGTTCAGAGATAGAGGAgggaaaagagacaaagaagaagaagaaagcggGGTAGAGCCAGGTAAGGACATTTTCACCTGTGTGGAATGTAGCATTTACTTCAAAAAGCAGGTCCACCTGCAGGAGCACATGACTGAGCACCGTCACAGTGGTGCGGGATGCGGCAGGCGTTTAGGAAAGGGGGGCCGTTTTCGGTGTATTGAGTGTGGATGGAACCTGCCAAATCGGCTTGCGCTGGCAGACCACCACCGAAGGCACCAGGAATCCCGTATGAAGATCCTGGAGGAGATTgagaaactgaatgaaaatgggaaGGCAAAAGAGATTCATATACTGGACAGTAAGGTGGTGAAGCTTAAAAGCCCAGACACAGCTATTATGCAAGACGCAGGCCCGGTCTCGATTCCAGGCCAAGGGTCAGACCCAGAAATAGTTACAGCTCCACCTCTATCCCCAGCCCCAATTTCAACATCAGACAGAGACCAGACAACTCTTGACTCAGATACAACTGTAACTCCTCACAATTCAGTTCGAAGCCCAGCTCAGGCCCGAGGTGTCTCTGCCTACCGCCGCCGCTTTGTCTGCTCCAAGTGTAACTTCAGCACAAGAACCTCCCAGGCACTGGCTAATCACACCAAGACCCACAACAGGAAAAAGCCCGCTCTCCGGAGTGACTCCTCATCTCCTGGTTCACCATCATGTTTGGCATCCACCTCCCTGGCCTGTGGTCATTGTGCCTTCCTGACCTCCAGTCAAACCGTATTGAGAGAACACCAGAAACTTGTTCACCCAGAACAGGTCTCCATCAGTGGGGCACAGGCTGATGAGACTGGCCAGCATTCAAGGTCCAATGTGGGTGCTCAAATTTCAAACCCTGTCCCAGATTCTGACCACCTCTCTGGGTCTGGATCCCTGCCCAACGCCACTCAAGGCAAAAGCCAGCAAGGAGTCACTGCCTCTGAGGACAGCACAACACCAGACAGCGCTGCAGCTCGGCCCGCAAGCCGGGTGGTCTTCAAGTGTGTTGGGAACAGGCGATTCAGCAGGAGAGGGAAGACTTGGACTGATCTAGCCAAGTTTCAGTCAAGACTGGATGACGACAAGCTCTCTGGCAGTGAAGAAGAGCAAGATGAAGATCAGTGCACAGAGCTTGACAATGACCTGTCCCAACAAGATGCTAACTCACCTGTGAGAAACAAACAGCACACCAGAGCACATGCAG acGACTGTTCAGCACAGCAAAGTGCCACATTATCGCTCTCCCCTAAGAAGAGCGTGAAGGACGAAGACAAGCAGGAGgcagagaaagatggaaaggtTTTCTTTTTGAGGAGGAGCAACCGGATTACTGCTGCACCTGCAGAAattgacagtgatgatgatgacgatgacaTTGACGAGGAACGTTTGCGACGTTTCCTGTCAGAGGGCATCTTGGATGAAGACAGAGACGAGATTGATGAGGATGCAGAGACGCTGAAGAGTGTGGAGAGGAAATGCCCCTACTGCCCTGATCGATTTCATAATGGCATTGGGCTTGCCAATCACGTGAGAGGTCACCTGAACCGAGTGGGCGTCAGCTACAATGTGCGTCACTTCATATCCCCCGAGGAAGTCAATGCCATTGAGAAGAAGTTCTCCtatcagaagaagaaaaaaaaag TTGCCAACTTTGACCCGGACACATTCAGTGTGATGCACTGTGAGTTCTGTAGCGCAGGCTTCGACACCCGGGCTGGCCTGTCCAGTCATGCCCGGGCCCACCTCCGGGACTTCGGCATCACTAACTGGGATGTTACCATCTCACCGATCCACATCCTGAGGGAGCTGTTCTCCAGCAGGCCCGACCTTGTAATCCCCACAGCTCCCCCCCGGAGTCCCGGCTCTAtacaggaagaagaggagggtgaaatggaggaggaaggggagggaaTTGTTGAGGTGAAGCTGGAGGGAGAGACAAGTGAAAGGACGCTGAGTGCTGCCGTTTCTGATGCACTGCCTTCAGCATCTCCTCAACCTTGGAAGAGCGAGGATGGTGTAAAAGAGTCTGAAG gtgaggaggaggaagcagctgaggatgaggatgagctGCAGCTTCCAGCTCTGGATGCTCTGAGCCCAAGCCCAGGGAAAACAGGGCTGTGCAGCGTGGACCAAGACAGCCTCTCTCCCGGGGAGGATGCAGACACCAAGG TGCACAACTTGAAGTGTGAGGTGTGTGGAGCTCAGTTTGAGACCAGGCGGGGAATGTCCAGCCACGCCCGCTCTCACTTGCGCCAGCTGGGTATCAGTGTTTCAGAGAGCAGCGGGGCACCCATTGACCTCCTCTACCAAATTGCCAAGGAGCGAAATCTAGACAGCCAAATAAGCTCATCTCTTCTGGAGCCCCTTTCAGCCAAGAACGCCTCTGCTTCTGCTCCTCAGAAAGATGAGGACTTAGAAGACATGGACTTAGACGAGAAACCAATACCCCTTTCCGTACTGGCCAAAGCGGCGAAAGCAGTGccaccctcttcctcctccacacctACACCTTCTCCTGGTGCCTCTCCAGCTCCCACTCACTCTAGCTCCCCTTCCTCAGTAGTGAGGAAAGCCCCCATTTCCTCTCTACTGCCTGTGTCTTCCCCCTTGCGCTCCCCAGAGCACAAGGCTGGGGGAATGAAAAGCTTGACCTCTAACCTCTCTCCCTCCGCCGCCATCACAACATCCAAACCCATCTGGGCACCGCAGGAAAATGACGCACCTCTCAACCTCA CACTCGAGGTGGACCCCAATAAGGACATAGTTTGTCAGCTGTGTGGCGCCTGGTTTGAGACACGGAAAGGCTTATCCAGCCATGCACGAGCCCACCTGCGGCACTTTGGGGTGGAGTACTCTGAATCCAAGGGCTCTCCCATTGACCTCCTGAACCAGCTCATTGATACTGATGACTTCAAGCACAAAGCCAGTGCACTGCAGCTCGACAGCCACACAGAACCGCGGGGCCTCACGACCACGACACTCTCCTCCCCAAAGCAGTCCCTGCTgagcctctcctcctcttcctcctcatccctcctcTATAAGGTGACCACAGCTGGGGGTGGGTCGACATCCAAAGCTACCTCTTCCTCTGCCTCATCTTTACTTGGCCCACCTGCCAAGCGACACAAGTCCTCTTCCATGCAGGTCTTCCGCCTGAGTAGTGGGGAGCTCATGGCCCTTCCACACA GTGAACCTCCGAAGGAAATAGGCTGTGAATTCTGTGGGGAATATTTCGAGAACCGTAAAGGGCTCTCCAGCCACGCCCGCTCTCACTTGCGTCAGATGGGCATTACTGAGTGGTCTGTTAACGGCTCCCCGATTGACACCCTGCGGGAAATCATCAGCAGGCGGGGCCTGCCTTGCGCCCTTCCTGTAAAACCTCTTAAAACTCCACCTCCGTCCTCTCCGGGACCCCCTCGTTCCCCTCTGtcaacctcctcctctccctcagccAACCTCCTCAGTCGTCTACCCTTCGCCTTCGCCCGTCCCTCTAGTCCTCCTCAGCCTGCAGTTTCTAAGTCGAGCTCAGCTCCACCGACGTCGTCTAGTGGGCTGATTCTCAAGCTGAAGCCTGAGCCGGTGCAGCTGGAGGTCACCACACCAGGAGCTGTGGGGAGATCTGGCGGCTTCTCTGCTGAACCTCTCAACTGTAGCTGGAGCAGCTCTGACAGTGTGTTCCCCCTCAACTTGG CCATGGCCCATGAAGTGGAGCCTACAAGGGATATTCGCTGTGAGTTCTGCGGGGAATACTTTGAGAACCGTAAAGGCCTCTCCAGCCACGCCCGCTCCCACCTGCGCCAGATGGGCATTACAGAGTGGACTGTCAACGGTTCGCCCATTGACACCCTGAGAGAGGTTATGCACAAGAGAGGGGTAGACGCCTCCTCTCATTCAGACCAGGGAGTGAAGAAGGAGTCGAGCCAGGGAGCCCACAGTCCCCTGTGGGAGAGCATGGGCGGCGCCGGCAGTTCAGAGAGTTTGGGTGTTTCAGGCTACCAGACCTCCAAATACCGTAAATCTCCTCTCAGTTTGCTGCAGTCAGGGTCGAGGCTCCATAAGCAGGGCCTGGGGTCCGTGGGCCCCTCTGCTACCCCACCTGCAGGGAAGTTCTTCAGGATGTCTCCACTGGGGAAACGGTCTCTGTCGGAGGATGCCCAATCAGTGGAGACTGCCCACTCACCGCCACATCAGCTTAAGACATTCTCACCTCTGCCACATGAGTTCTCCTACAAAAGAAAATCCTCCCCAGACAAGCACGGACACCAGG ATCCCAGCTGTGAGCTGTGTGGGTTCTACTTTGAGAACCGTAAGGCTTTGGCAAGCCACGCGCGAGCTCACCTAAGGCAGTTTGGTGTGACTGAGTGGTGTGTTAATGGGTCCCCTATCGAGACGCTTAGCGCTTGGATGCGCAGCAGGCCGCAGAAGGTGTTGGAGATGCACCGCAGCTACATGCAGGGTAACCGCTCCACCCTCAAGAAG aaggcctcctcttcctcctcctcctcctcctcccagtgGTCTTCTTCGTTGGCTGTAAGCCTGGTGCGGCCACTGAGCCGTGAGGTCAGCCATGGCTCTTCCAAGACCACAGAGGGTGAAGCTGGTACCAACCAACAGGCTGCTCCCTTCAGGCCTGGCCGCAGCAGTCCCAGCCCATCGCGGCTCATCAGCAGCCTCCCACTTCAAGCACAGGTGGCACGCAGTGAGCTTAACGTCCGCCTGCCTAGAG GTTTTGAGCGTCGGCCCTTGAAGCACCCGTCTTGCCCAGATGGAACGGAGAGGGACAGCGGCCCTCCTAAGCCTCCCCGCACAGGCACCGTCCCCGCCCTGGTGCCCAAACCACCCTCCTACCCACTGGTCAAACTGGTGGGCAAGTTCTACACCCTGAAGTGCCG GTTCTGCGAGGTGGAGTTCCACGGTCCGCTGTCGGTGCAGGAGGACTGGATCAGACACCTCCAGCAACACATCCTTAAGATGAACTACAACAAGCCTGCTGCACCCAAAGCAGCCTCCGCTGAACCCCCTGCCCCGGCTGATGACCCAGCCCCGGTCCAGGCCTCTGCCCCAGCCTCCACCTCTACCTCCAGCACCACCTCTACAACACCCGCCCTCACCTCCACCCCGACCCGCACCACAGCTCCCAACAGCCACTCCCCTACGCCGCCGGCTGAGTGCGCTCCGACTGTCACTGCCACAGAGATAGTAAAGGTCTCAGAGGAGCAGCCCACCCTAACTCCGACTCCCATTCCCCTCACTACTCAAACGGCGTAA